The Dreissena polymorpha isolate Duluth1 chromosome 10, UMN_Dpol_1.0, whole genome shotgun sequence genome includes a region encoding these proteins:
- the LOC127847163 gene encoding mucin-5AC-like isoform X2, with amino-acid sequence MNIIQHLFICNMDKTTFYLLFYCFIAADLELPNAYEIGDLCQCSDSTQPWAVSTPQSSWLSSPLATKANTVDGTQTTDISQKITETTPSSRTSEVPHYAYTTAEDKQTTPVTQPPSISSGHNPTTIITYSHSTSTNGTQTTSVTRLPLTTTNEPQTTTVTRLPLTSTDEPQTTTVTHLSLTTSDEPQTTTVTRLPLTTTDEPQTTTVTRLPLTTTDEPQTTIVTHLPLTTTDEPQTTTVTRLPLTTTDEPQTTTVTRLPLTTTDEPQTTTVTRLPLNTTDEPQTTTVTRLPLNTTDEPQTTTVTRLPLTTTDEPQTTIVTRLPLTTTDEPQTTTVTRLPLTTTDEPQTTTVTHFPLTTTDEPQTTTVTHLSLTTTDEPQTTTVTRLPLTTTDEPQTTTVTRLPLTTTDEPQTTIVTHLPLTTTDAPQTTTVTRLPLTTTDEPQTTTVTRLPLTTTDEPQTTTVTRLPLNTTDEPQTTTVTRLPLNTTDEPQTTTVTRLPLTTTDEPQTTIVTRLPLTTTDEPQTTTVTRLPLTTTDEPQTTTVTRLPLTTTDEPQTTTVTRLPLNTTDEPQTTTVTRLPLNTTDEPQTTTVTRLPLTTTDEPQTTIVTRLPLTTTDEPQTTTVTRLPLTTTDEPQTTTVTHFPLTTTDEPQTTTVTHLSLTTTDEPQTTTVTRLPLTTTDEPQTTTVTRLPLTTTDEPQTTIVTHLPLTTTDAPQTTTVTRLPLTTTDEPQTTTVTRLPLTTTDEPQTTTVTRLPLNTTDEPQTTTVTRLPLNTTDEPQTTTVTRLPLTTTDEPQTTIVTRLPLTTTDEPQTTTVTRLPLTTTDEPQTTTVTRLPLTTTDEPQTTTVTHLPLTTTDEPQTTTVTHLPLTTTDEPQTTTVTHLPLTTTDEAQTTTVTLLPLTTTDEPQTTTVTHLPLTTTDEPQTTTVTHLPLTTTGEAQTTTVTRLPLTTNDEPQTTTVTRLPLTTNEPQITNVTHLPMTTTDETQTTTVTQAPLTQSNETHRITLMHDSTSYSTNDNQTQTAENTPLPHTETQPTTITNADTSVNLIRKRRQLDKTNSVVFGVWNNKGCQCEPNGVETHKLEELKIAVPLQVTVNATFTKDLENKSTKAYKDYEREFHKKLTVHFLELDGFVNVVINNFTNGSIVCNSKVITKADANLTKTAMFGGVIDFNVTLNGTNYGADVMQDDLSFSQDNISRCNHLESTPCQDSYVLKCTAVGVVGCVSPCLQPNATVCENNGQCIYNSNEKKMMCRCTETNSHTYTGDTCAVAIEKLTLASKYIVTIATSVGVVMVITFVVVVACVVRRYRSKAGLTDKDADETIRLADIRSRKSYVEHEYTHWYSPTKPLDTDQYFSNHGYDELQGTKVVEGRVHRVTTDDKGSETYIYQPSRQKSARLQRSQSWYSSASESDHWQTRETSPYADPNFKLQKSRPNVSQEAIRF; translated from the exons ATGAACATTATTCAACATTTGTTTATTTGCAATATGGATAAAACAACGTTTTACCTGCTGTTCTATTGTTTCA tTGCCGCTGATCTCGAACTTCCAAACGCTTATGAAATCGGAGACCTTTGTCAGTGCTCTG ATTCAACGCAGCCATGGGCAGTTTCTACACCACAATCCTCTTGGCTTTCGTCGCCATTAGCAACGAAAGCCAACACGGTAGATGGAACACAGACCACTGATATTTCGCAGAAAATTACCGAAACTACACCTTCCAGCCGAACCTCGGAGGTGCCACATTACGCTTACACAACAGCTGAAGATAAACAGACAACGCCAGTAACACAGCCCCCATCTATAAGTTCTGGTCACAATCCAACAACAATTATTACCTATTCCCACTCTACATCTACAAACGGAACTCAGACTACTTCAGTTACACGTTTACCCTTGACTACTACTAACGAACCACAGACAACAACTGTCACACGTTTACCCTTGACTTCTACTGACGAACCACAGACAACAACCGTTACACATTTATCCTTGACTACTTCTGATGAACCACAGACAACAACTGTTACACGTTTACCCTTGACTACTACTGACGAACCACAGACAACAACTGTTACACGTTTACCCTTGACTACTACAGACGAACCACAGACAACAATTGTTACACATTTACCCTTGACTACTACTGACGAACCACAGACAACAACTGTTACACGTTTACCCTTGACTACTACTGACGAACCACAGACAACAACTGTTACACGTTTACCCTTGACTACTACTGACGAACCACAGACAACAACTGTTACACGTTTACCCTTGAATACTACTGACGAACCACAGACAACAACTGTTACACGTTTACCCTTGAATACTACTGACGAACCACAGACAACAACTGTTACACGTTTACCCTTGACTACTACTGACGAACCACAGACAACAATTGTTACACGGTTACCCTTGACTACTACTGACGAACCACAGACAACAACTGTTACACGTTTACCCTTGACTACTACTGACGAACCACAGACAACAACTGTTACACATTTTCCCTTGACTACTACAGACGAACCACAGACAACAACCGTTACACATTTATCCTTGACTACTACTGATGAACCACAGACAACAACTGTTACACGTTTACCCTTGACTACTACTGACGAACCACAGACAACAACTGTTACACGTTTACCCTTGACTACTACAGACGAACCACAGACAACAATTGTTACACATTTACCCTTGACTACTACTGACGCACCACAGACAACAACTGTTACCCGTTTACCCTTGACTACTACTGACGAACCACAGACAACAACTGTTACACGTTTACCCTTGACTACTACTGACGAACCACAGACAACAACTGTTACACGTTTACCCTTGAATACTACTGACGAACCACAGACAACAACTGTTACACGTTTACCCTTGAATACTACTGACGAACCACAGACAACAACTGTTACACGTTTACCCTTGACTACTACTGACGAACCACAGACAACAATTGTTACACGGTTACCCTTGACTACTACTGACGAACCACAGACAACAACTGTTACACGTTTACCCTTGACTACTACTGACGAACCACAGACAACAACTGTTACACGTTTACCCTTGACTACTACTGACGAACCACAGACAACAACTGTTACACGTTTACCCTTGAATACTACTGACGAACCACAGACAACAACTGTTACACGTTTACCCTTGAATACTACTGACGAACCACAGACAACAACTGTTACACGTTTACCCTTGACTACTACTGACGAACCACAGACAACAATTGTTACACGGTTACCCTTGACTACTACTGACGAACCACAGACAACAACTGTTACACGTTTACCCTTGACTACTACTGACGAACCACAGACAACAACTGTTACACATTTTCCCTTGACTACTACAGACGAACCACAGACAACAACCGTTACACATTTATCCTTGACTACTACTGATGAACCACAGACAACAACTGTTACACGTTTACCCTTGACTACTACTGACGAACCACAGACAACAACTGTTACACGTTTACCCTTGACTACTACAGACGAACCACAGACAACAATTGTTACACATTTACCCTTGACTACTACTGACGCACCACAGACAACAACTGTTACCCGTTTACCCTTGACTACTACTGACGAACCACAGACAACAACTGTTACACGTTTACCCTTGACTACTACTGACGAACCACAGACAACAACTGTTACACGTTTACCCTTGAATACTACTGACGAACCACAGACAACAACTGTTACACGTTTACCCTTGAATACTACTGACGAACCACAGACAACAACTGTTACACGTTTACCCTTGACTACTACTGACGAACCACAGACAACAATTGTTACACGGTTACCCTTGACTACTACTGACGAACCACAGACAACAACTGTTACACGTTTACCCTTGACTACTACTGACGAACCACAGACAACAACTGTTACACGTTTACCCTTGACTACTACAGACGAACCACAGACAACAACTGTTACACATTTACCCTTGACTACTACTGACGAACCACAGACAACAACTGTTACACATTTACCCTTGACTACTACAGACGAACCACAGACAACAACTGTTACACATTTACCCTTGACCACTACTGACGAAGCACAGACAACAACTGTTACCCTTTTACCCTTGACTACTACTGACGAACCACAGACAACAACTGTTACACATTTACCCTTGACTACTACAGACGAACCACAGACAACAACTGTTACACATTTACCCTTGACTACTACTGGCGAAGCACAGACAACAACTGTTACACGTTTACCCTTGACTACTAATGACGAACCACAGACAACAACTGTTACACGTTTACCCTTGACTACTAATGAACCACAGATAACAAATGTTACACATTTACCCATGACTACTACTGACGAAACACAGACAACAACTGTTACACAAGCTCCCTTGACTCAGTCTAACGAAACACATAGAATAACTCTGATGCATGATAGTACTTCTTATAGTACCAACGACAATCAGACACAAACTGCTGAAAATACCCCATTACCTCATACAGAAACGCAGCCAACCACTATTACAAATGCTGATACTTCTGT CAATCTGATCAGAAAACGGAGGCAGCTCGACAAAACCAACTCGGTTGTGTTTGGAGTTTGGAACAATAAAGGATGTCAATGTGAACCAAATGGTGTTGAGACACACAAGCTGG aggAGCTCAAGATTGCAGTACCGCTACAGGTGACAGTGAATGCAACTTTCACTAAGGACCTTGAAAACAAATCGACGAAGGCATACAAAGACTATGAGCGCGAATTTCATAAAAAG ctTACGGTTCATTTTCTTGAATTGGACGGATTTGTAAACGTCGTTATTAATAATTTCAC GAATGGTAGCATTGTATGTAACAGTAAAGTAATTACGAAAGCAGACGCTAATTTGACGAAAACAGCCATGTTCGGTGGTGTGATAGACTTCAACGTAACACTTAACGGAACGAATTACGGGGCTGATGTAATGCAAGATGATTTATCATTCAGTCAAG ACAATATTTCTCGCTGCAACCATTTAGAAAGCACTCCTTGTCAGGATTCTTACGTTCTAAAATGTACGGCCGTTGGTGTTGTTGGGTGCGTTTCACCTTGCTTGCAGCCGAATGCAACCGTGTGCGAAAATAACGGCCAGTGTATTTATAATTCGAATGAGAAGAAGATGATGTGCAg GTGTACTGAAACCAACAGCCACACATATACGGGAGATACGTGTGCGGTTGCAATAGAGAAGTTGACATTGGCATCCAAGTACATCGTAACCATAGCAACCAGTGTCGGTGTTGTTATGGTGATAACGTTTGTCGTTGTTGTGGCATGTGTTGTTCGTAGATACAGAAGCAAGGCGGGCTTAACGGATAAGGATGC AGACGAGACTATCAGGCTTGCGGATATTAGGTCTCGGAAGTCGTACGTCGAGCACGAGTACACACACTGGTACTCCCCCACCAAACCACTTGACACAGATCAGTATTTCTCAAACCACGGGTATGACGAACTACAAGGCACAAAGGTCGTAGAGGGCAGAGTCCATAGGGTCACAACGGATGACAAGGGATCTGAG ACGTACATTTACCAGCCCAGCAGACAAAAAAGCGCGCGTCTGCAACGTTCACAGTCCTGGTATTCATCCGCGTCTGAGAGCGATCACTGGCAGACAAGGGAAACCTCCCCGTACGCAGACCCAAATTTTAAG TTACAAAAAAGTCGCCCAAATGTCAGTCAAGAAGCCATCAGATTCTAA
- the LOC127847163 gene encoding mucin-4-like isoform X1 gives MNIIQHLFICNMDKTTFYLLFYCFIAADLELPNAYEIGDLCQCSDSTQPWAVSTPQSSWLSSPLATKANTVDGTQTTDISQKITETTPSSRTSEVPHYAYTTAEDKQTTPVTQPPSISSGHNPTTIITYSHSTSTNGTQTTSVTRLPLTTTNEPQTTTVTRLPLTSTDEPQTTTVTHLSLTTSDEPQTTTVTRLPLTTTDEPQTTTVTRLPLTTTDEPQTTIVTHLPLTTTDEPQTTTVTRLPLTTTDEPQTTTVTRLPLTTTDEPQTTTVTRLPLNTTDEPQTTTVTRLPLNTTDEPQTTTVTRLPLTTTDEPQTTIVTRLPLTTTDEPQTTTVTRLPLTTTDEPQTTTVTHFPLTTTDEPQTTTVTHLSLTTTDEPQTTTVTRLPLTTTDEPQTTTVTRLPLTTTDEPQTTIVTHLPLTTTDAPQTTTVTRLPLTTTDEPQTTTVTRLPLTTTDEPQTTTVTRLPLNTTDEPQTTTVTRLPLNTTDEPQTTTVTRLPLTTTDEPQTTIVTRLPLTTTDEPQTTTVTRLPLTTTDEPQTTTVTRLPLTTTDEPQTTTVTRLPLNTTDEPQTTTVTRLPLNTTDEPQTTTVTRLPLTTTDEPQTTIVTRLPLTTTDEPQTTTVTRLPLTTTDEPQTTTVTHFPLTTTDEPQTTTVTHLSLTTTDEPQTTTVTRLPLTTTDEPQTTTVTRLPLTTTDEPQTTIVTHLPLTTTDAPQTTTVTRLPLTTTDEPQTTTVTRLPLTTTDEPQTTTVTRLPLNTTDEPQTTTVTRLPLNTTDEPQTTTVTRLPLTTTDEPQTTIVTRLPLTTTDEPQTTTVTRLPLTTTDEPQTTTVTRLPLTTTDEPQTTTVTHLPLTTTDEPQTTTVTHLPLTTTDEPQTTTVTHLPLTTTDEAQTTTVTLLPLTTTDEPQTTTVTHLPLTTTDEPQTTTVTHLPLTTTGEAQTTTVTRLPLTTNDEPQTTTVTRLPLTTNEPQITNVTHLPMTTTDETQTTTVTQAPLTQSNETHRITLMHDSTSYSTNDNQTQTAENTPLPHTETQPTTITNADTSVTYNTDTTTSINGTKPPTEDEANLIRKRRQLDKTNSVVFGVWNNKGCQCEPNGVETHKLEELKIAVPLQVTVNATFTKDLENKSTKAYKDYEREFHKKLTVHFLELDGFVNVVINNFTNGSIVCNSKVITKADANLTKTAMFGGVIDFNVTLNGTNYGADVMQDDLSFSQDNISRCNHLESTPCQDSYVLKCTAVGVVGCVSPCLQPNATVCENNGQCIYNSNEKKMMCRCTETNSHTYTGDTCAVAIEKLTLASKYIVTIATSVGVVMVITFVVVVACVVRRYRSKAGLTDKDADETIRLADIRSRKSYVEHEYTHWYSPTKPLDTDQYFSNHGYDELQGTKVVEGRVHRVTTDDKGSETYIYQPSRQKSARLQRSQSWYSSASESDHWQTRETSPYADPNFKLQKSRPNVSQEAIRF, from the exons ATGAACATTATTCAACATTTGTTTATTTGCAATATGGATAAAACAACGTTTTACCTGCTGTTCTATTGTTTCA tTGCCGCTGATCTCGAACTTCCAAACGCTTATGAAATCGGAGACCTTTGTCAGTGCTCTG ATTCAACGCAGCCATGGGCAGTTTCTACACCACAATCCTCTTGGCTTTCGTCGCCATTAGCAACGAAAGCCAACACGGTAGATGGAACACAGACCACTGATATTTCGCAGAAAATTACCGAAACTACACCTTCCAGCCGAACCTCGGAGGTGCCACATTACGCTTACACAACAGCTGAAGATAAACAGACAACGCCAGTAACACAGCCCCCATCTATAAGTTCTGGTCACAATCCAACAACAATTATTACCTATTCCCACTCTACATCTACAAACGGAACTCAGACTACTTCAGTTACACGTTTACCCTTGACTACTACTAACGAACCACAGACAACAACTGTCACACGTTTACCCTTGACTTCTACTGACGAACCACAGACAACAACCGTTACACATTTATCCTTGACTACTTCTGATGAACCACAGACAACAACTGTTACACGTTTACCCTTGACTACTACTGACGAACCACAGACAACAACTGTTACACGTTTACCCTTGACTACTACAGACGAACCACAGACAACAATTGTTACACATTTACCCTTGACTACTACTGACGAACCACAGACAACAACTGTTACACGTTTACCCTTGACTACTACTGACGAACCACAGACAACAACTGTTACACGTTTACCCTTGACTACTACTGACGAACCACAGACAACAACTGTTACACGTTTACCCTTGAATACTACTGACGAACCACAGACAACAACTGTTACACGTTTACCCTTGAATACTACTGACGAACCACAGACAACAACTGTTACACGTTTACCCTTGACTACTACTGACGAACCACAGACAACAATTGTTACACGGTTACCCTTGACTACTACTGACGAACCACAGACAACAACTGTTACACGTTTACCCTTGACTACTACTGACGAACCACAGACAACAACTGTTACACATTTTCCCTTGACTACTACAGACGAACCACAGACAACAACCGTTACACATTTATCCTTGACTACTACTGATGAACCACAGACAACAACTGTTACACGTTTACCCTTGACTACTACTGACGAACCACAGACAACAACTGTTACACGTTTACCCTTGACTACTACAGACGAACCACAGACAACAATTGTTACACATTTACCCTTGACTACTACTGACGCACCACAGACAACAACTGTTACCCGTTTACCCTTGACTACTACTGACGAACCACAGACAACAACTGTTACACGTTTACCCTTGACTACTACTGACGAACCACAGACAACAACTGTTACACGTTTACCCTTGAATACTACTGACGAACCACAGACAACAACTGTTACACGTTTACCCTTGAATACTACTGACGAACCACAGACAACAACTGTTACACGTTTACCCTTGACTACTACTGACGAACCACAGACAACAATTGTTACACGGTTACCCTTGACTACTACTGACGAACCACAGACAACAACTGTTACACGTTTACCCTTGACTACTACTGACGAACCACAGACAACAACTGTTACACGTTTACCCTTGACTACTACTGACGAACCACAGACAACAACTGTTACACGTTTACCCTTGAATACTACTGACGAACCACAGACAACAACTGTTACACGTTTACCCTTGAATACTACTGACGAACCACAGACAACAACTGTTACACGTTTACCCTTGACTACTACTGACGAACCACAGACAACAATTGTTACACGGTTACCCTTGACTACTACTGACGAACCACAGACAACAACTGTTACACGTTTACCCTTGACTACTACTGACGAACCACAGACAACAACTGTTACACATTTTCCCTTGACTACTACAGACGAACCACAGACAACAACCGTTACACATTTATCCTTGACTACTACTGATGAACCACAGACAACAACTGTTACACGTTTACCCTTGACTACTACTGACGAACCACAGACAACAACTGTTACACGTTTACCCTTGACTACTACAGACGAACCACAGACAACAATTGTTACACATTTACCCTTGACTACTACTGACGCACCACAGACAACAACTGTTACCCGTTTACCCTTGACTACTACTGACGAACCACAGACAACAACTGTTACACGTTTACCCTTGACTACTACTGACGAACCACAGACAACAACTGTTACACGTTTACCCTTGAATACTACTGACGAACCACAGACAACAACTGTTACACGTTTACCCTTGAATACTACTGACGAACCACAGACAACAACTGTTACACGTTTACCCTTGACTACTACTGACGAACCACAGACAACAATTGTTACACGGTTACCCTTGACTACTACTGACGAACCACAGACAACAACTGTTACACGTTTACCCTTGACTACTACTGACGAACCACAGACAACAACTGTTACACGTTTACCCTTGACTACTACAGACGAACCACAGACAACAACTGTTACACATTTACCCTTGACTACTACTGACGAACCACAGACAACAACTGTTACACATTTACCCTTGACTACTACAGACGAACCACAGACAACAACTGTTACACATTTACCCTTGACCACTACTGACGAAGCACAGACAACAACTGTTACCCTTTTACCCTTGACTACTACTGACGAACCACAGACAACAACTGTTACACATTTACCCTTGACTACTACAGACGAACCACAGACAACAACTGTTACACATTTACCCTTGACTACTACTGGCGAAGCACAGACAACAACTGTTACACGTTTACCCTTGACTACTAATGACGAACCACAGACAACAACTGTTACACGTTTACCCTTGACTACTAATGAACCACAGATAACAAATGTTACACATTTACCCATGACTACTACTGACGAAACACAGACAACAACTGTTACACAAGCTCCCTTGACTCAGTCTAACGAAACACATAGAATAACTCTGATGCATGATAGTACTTCTTATAGTACCAACGACAATCAGACACAAACTGCTGAAAATACCCCATTACCTCATACAGAAACGCAGCCAACCACTATTACAAATGCTGATACTTCTGTCACTTACAACACTGACACAACAACTTCGATAAACGGAACAAAACCACCTACTGAAGATGAAGCCAATCTGATCAGAAAACGGAGGCAGCTCGACAAAACCAACTCGGTTGTGTTTGGAGTTTGGAACAATAAAGGATGTCAATGTGAACCAAATGGTGTTGAGACACACAAGCTGG aggAGCTCAAGATTGCAGTACCGCTACAGGTGACAGTGAATGCAACTTTCACTAAGGACCTTGAAAACAAATCGACGAAGGCATACAAAGACTATGAGCGCGAATTTCATAAAAAG ctTACGGTTCATTTTCTTGAATTGGACGGATTTGTAAACGTCGTTATTAATAATTTCAC GAATGGTAGCATTGTATGTAACAGTAAAGTAATTACGAAAGCAGACGCTAATTTGACGAAAACAGCCATGTTCGGTGGTGTGATAGACTTCAACGTAACACTTAACGGAACGAATTACGGGGCTGATGTAATGCAAGATGATTTATCATTCAGTCAAG ACAATATTTCTCGCTGCAACCATTTAGAAAGCACTCCTTGTCAGGATTCTTACGTTCTAAAATGTACGGCCGTTGGTGTTGTTGGGTGCGTTTCACCTTGCTTGCAGCCGAATGCAACCGTGTGCGAAAATAACGGCCAGTGTATTTATAATTCGAATGAGAAGAAGATGATGTGCAg GTGTACTGAAACCAACAGCCACACATATACGGGAGATACGTGTGCGGTTGCAATAGAGAAGTTGACATTGGCATCCAAGTACATCGTAACCATAGCAACCAGTGTCGGTGTTGTTATGGTGATAACGTTTGTCGTTGTTGTGGCATGTGTTGTTCGTAGATACAGAAGCAAGGCGGGCTTAACGGATAAGGATGC AGACGAGACTATCAGGCTTGCGGATATTAGGTCTCGGAAGTCGTACGTCGAGCACGAGTACACACACTGGTACTCCCCCACCAAACCACTTGACACAGATCAGTATTTCTCAAACCACGGGTATGACGAACTACAAGGCACAAAGGTCGTAGAGGGCAGAGTCCATAGGGTCACAACGGATGACAAGGGATCTGAG ACGTACATTTACCAGCCCAGCAGACAAAAAAGCGCGCGTCTGCAACGTTCACAGTCCTGGTATTCATCCGCGTCTGAGAGCGATCACTGGCAGACAAGGGAAACCTCCCCGTACGCAGACCCAAATTTTAAG TTACAAAAAAGTCGCCCAAATGTCAGTCAAGAAGCCATCAGATTCTAA